One genomic segment of Verrucomicrobiia bacterium includes these proteins:
- a CDS encoding tail fiber domain-containing protein — MRVDSSSVTGTWFILGNTSTGGSYWKLVSTGSGNGEGAGKLLFASSTLPGQVANYPLTLQSNTRVGIGTWDPQERLHVSGGRLLVSGGEIRMDNGYTVAAKNSSGVFENFLWPRWVDNITYLNYGAGGFNIRNNTSASVMFMQNNGNVGIGTTTPSMPLTVRHSSIPGLRLDRPDGRYAEFYRDSVQVVVQLNSSLHSAGNRYALFDGDSNWDFGSDRSLKKDIVDAEPMLDRAMKVQVRRFRWKESEPDSKHMLGVIAQELQPLFPEMVGSYENPETKQKTLTVGYSDLGVVAIKAIQELKQQHDSELSEIKAQLAELARENKELRSRLDTPATTTAAAR, encoded by the coding sequence ATGCGCGTGGATTCGTCCAGCGTGACGGGAACGTGGTTCATCCTCGGCAACACGAGCACGGGCGGCTCCTACTGGAAGTTGGTTTCCACGGGATCAGGCAACGGCGAAGGCGCGGGCAAGCTGTTGTTCGCGAGCAGCACACTTCCGGGGCAGGTCGCCAATTACCCGCTGACGCTTCAATCGAACACGCGGGTGGGCATTGGAACCTGGGATCCCCAGGAGCGTCTGCATGTGTCGGGCGGCCGCCTTCTCGTGAGCGGCGGTGAAATTCGCATGGACAACGGCTACACCGTTGCGGCGAAAAATTCATCGGGCGTGTTCGAGAATTTTCTGTGGCCGCGGTGGGTGGACAACATCACCTATCTCAACTACGGCGCCGGCGGCTTCAACATTCGAAACAACACTTCCGCTTCCGTGATGTTCATGCAGAACAATGGAAACGTCGGCATCGGCACCACGACTCCCAGCATGCCGCTGACCGTTAGGCACAGCTCCATCCCGGGTTTGCGGCTGGATCGACCGGATGGGCGGTATGCCGAGTTCTATCGCGACAGTGTGCAGGTTGTGGTGCAGCTGAACTCGAGCCTTCACAGCGCGGGAAATCGATATGCGCTGTTTGACGGCGATTCCAACTGGGATTTCGGTTCGGACCGCAGCCTGAAGAAGGACATCGTGGACGCCGAGCCGATGCTGGATCGCGCGATGAAGGTGCAAGTACGGCGGTTTCGCTGGAAGGAAAGCGAGCCGGATTCGAAGCACATGCTGGGCGTGATTGCGCAGGAGTTGCAGCCGTTGTTTCCGGAGATGGTCGGTTCGTACGAGAATCCTGAAACCAAGCAGAAGACGCTGACGGTGGGTTACAGCGATCTGGGAGTGGTGGCGATCAAGGCCATTCAGGAGCTCAAGCAGCAGCACGATTCGGAATTGTCGGAAATCAAGGCGCAGCTCGCTGAGCTGGCGCGTGAGAACAAGGAGTTGCGTTCGCGCCTCGACACCCCGGCAACGACCACCGCGGCGGCACGCTAA